In the genome of Xanthomonas hortorum pv. pelargonii, the window TGGTGGAGGCGGGCCTGAGTTGCACCTTGGATCGTCGGCCACGTTTGATCGCGCCGACGCCTGCCATCGCGCAAGCCACGCGCGAGATCTTTGGACGGGCGCGGACGCAGGGTCTGGAGTTTCCGCTTGGCAAGGCTGGCTTTCCGGAATGAGGTGGGCGGCGCTTGAACCGTCAGTCGTCTGCACGCGCATGCGCAGTAGGTGCCGGCGGAGCGTTCCCGCGCGATGGTGATGCTGCAGTTTGCGGATGCAGCGGTGCGTTACGGCTGTGGCATCGGTGACTGGGGCGCGGTCGTGCGTTCGATGGTGGCGGTGAAGCTGGAAGCCCGCGTCAGGGCCGAATGATTCGACACGATGCGCCCCAGCCGCACCAGATCGCGCGACGGCGAGTACGGGCGGTAAAACACCGCAAGATTGCCCCAGGGCACGTAATACATCAGATCCCAGATCTGCGCGTTTCCCGCTGTGCCGGCGCCGCTCAGATCCAGCTTGCCGGGCAGGTAACCGATCTTTTCGGTGGCGTGGAAATCCTCGAACTTGACTGTCATCGGCAAGCGCGACAGCAAGTCGCGCGTGGCCGAATTGTTCACCAGCTCCGCCTCGACAGCGTCAGCACCAATCCGGATCGTGATGTGCATGGAAGACGCTTTGGTCGGTGGGGAAGTGGGCGCGGCCTGCACTGGCGCGGTGGCAGCGCAGCAGGCAGTGGCCAGCAGTGCGCCTGCTAGCGACAGACCGCGGATGCAGCGGAAGGTTGGTGGGCTCTGCATCTGTTTCGCTTCGTTGACTCAATGCAAGTGCTTGCGGAAGAACGCCGTCAGCGTATCGAACGGGATCAGATCGACGCGATCGTATAGATCCACATGCCCTGCGCCCGGCACGATCACCAGTTGCTTGGGCTGCCCTGCTAGGCGGTACGCCTCTTCGCTGAACTCTTTGGAGTGCGCTTGGTCGCCGGTAATGAACAGCATGGGGCGCGGAGAAATCGTTTCGATATCGTTGAACGGGTAGAAGTTCATGAACTTGACGTTGCTGGTCAAGGTCGGGCGCGTGGTGCGCAGCGGCGATTGGCCTTCGGGTGTGTATTCGCCGCGCGGGGTGCGATAGAAATCGTAGAACTCGCGCTCGATGGCGTTCGAGTGCGCTGTCAGTTCCAGCACGGTGCCACCGGTATAGGCGGTCTCGCCGCCAGCGAATTCCACATCGCGCTGCCTGGCTGCCTGAGCAATGACCTGCTTGCGTTGCTCGAGCGACTGCCCGTGACGCAGCCCGTTGCGATTTGCTGCGCCCATGTCGTACATGCTGACCGTGGCGATCGCCTTCATGCGCGGATCGATCTTGGCCGCGCTGATGACGAAGCTGCCGCTGCCGCAGATGCCGATCGCCCCGATCCTGTCGCGATCGACCAGGGGCTGGGTGCCGAGAAAATCCACTGCTGCGCTGAAGTCTTCGGCATAGAGATCGGGCGACACCGCATTGCGTGGTTGGCCTTCGCTGCCGCCCCAGAACGAAAGATCCAGCGATAGCGTGGCGAAGCCCTGCTCGGCCATCTTGGTCGCATACAGATTGGCGCTTTGCTCCTTCACCGCGCCCTTCGGGTGCCCCACCACGATGGCCGGGTGCTTGATGGCCGGGTCAAGGCCGTTGGGCACGAACAGATTGCCGGCCACCGTCATCTGGTACTGATTCTTGAAGGTGACCTTCTGCACGGTGACGCGCGGGCTGGTATAAAAATTATTGGCGCCGTTGGACATGTCTGCTCCGATTGCGGTGAAAGAAATCAACAGTCCCAGAAGCACGATGAGCTTTCTCATTGGACGATCCGTTGTGGTGTGATGTTCAGGAGGGGCGCAGTCAATGGATCTGCGCCTGCACGTGAAGTGCAGCGCGGCTCGATCGCAGTGCTGTTCAATCAATGTGTCCATGTTTGAACGTGGCCCAGCCGCATGGTCTTGCGCGCGGGCAGCGTGCATCCTGCGCGTTTAGAAGCTGCACGCCTCGGTACTACGGTTATTTAGCAACGCCCGCGTGCGCCAGCCATCATTTCAGCGGCATCCATGCCGTCCACTGATGGCGCAGTGACGCAAGCCAGTCGATGCGTATCAGTACAGCGAAGGGGTGAACGATGAAAAACCATGCATCACGCGGCCGATAAAGACCGTCGCAGTGCCGAGGTGCAAACTCTAATCGCAATCTGCCGCCGCAGTATTGCTGCCAACGGCATGGCGCCATGCATGCAACTCATGAGTCGCAACGACGGATGGCTAGCTGCACGTCCACGGGCAAGGATCCCGCGAGCTCGTCAGACCTTCGGACGCGGCGCACTCCGCCACAGCAGTGCACGGAACGGGCCGAGTAGAAACACGCCCATGCCCAGCTTCACCGCCAGATCGCCGGCCGCCCAGCTGATCCACGGCAGGCCGACGCCGGCAAAGGCGATGCTCCAGAAGATCGCCGTATCCAGCGTGGCGCTGCAGGTGGTGGCCACGATTGGCGCGCGCCACCAGTTGCCATTGCGCAGACGATCGAACACGCTGATGTCCAGCAACTGCGCAGCGATAAACGCGGTGCATGACGCGATTGCGATCCGTGGCGTCGCCAGCCAGATCGACAGCACTACTGCGAGCGCAAAGCCGCACCAGGCCACCTTGCGCGCTGCGCGCGGGCCGAAGCGACGATTGATCAGGTTGCTCACCAGAAATGCCAGCGGGTACGAGAACGCGCCCCAGGTCAGCCAGTCGTTGATCGGGTACTGCACCAGGATGTTGGACAACAGCACCACCGCGCCCATGGCCAGCACCGCCCACGTCAAGGCACGTGCGGTGAGCGGAGCGAACAGCGTGGGGGATGTGGTGGACATGGCGGGCGGCAGTGAGCGATCAGCGCGAATTATCCGCGCGTTGGCGCATGCGGGCCAGTGCGCGCGGGGGCCGCCAGTGTCTGCACCAGTACCACGGCGTGGCTGTTCGGCAGACAGTGGTCGATACACGCGCACGCA includes:
- a CDS encoding VUT family protein: MSTTSPTLFAPLTARALTWAVLAMGAVVLLSNILVQYPINDWLTWGAFSYPLAFLVSNLINRRFGPRAARKVAWCGFALAVVLSIWLATPRIAIASCTAFIAAQLLDISVFDRLRNGNWWRAPIVATTCSATLDTAIFWSIAFAGVGLPWISWAAGDLAVKLGMGVFLLGPFRALLWRSAPRPKV
- a CDS encoding cyclophilin-like fold protein — encoded protein: MQAAPTSPPTKASSMHITIRIGADAVEAELVNNSATRDLLSRLPMTVKFEDFHATEKIGYLPGKLDLSGAGTAGNAQIWDLMYYVPWGNLAVFYRPYSPSRDLVRLGRIVSNHSALTRASSFTATIERTTAPQSPMPQP
- a CDS encoding alpha/beta hydrolase, which produces MRKLIVLLGLLISFTAIGADMSNGANNFYTSPRVTVQKVTFKNQYQMTVAGNLFVPNGLDPAIKHPAIVVGHPKGAVKEQSANLYATKMAEQGFATLSLDLSFWGGSEGQPRNAVSPDLYAEDFSAAVDFLGTQPLVDRDRIGAIGICGSGSFVISAAKIDPRMKAIATVSMYDMGAANRNGLRHGQSLEQRKQVIAQAARQRDVEFAGGETAYTGGTVLELTAHSNAIEREFYDFYRTPRGEYTPEGQSPLRTTRPTLTSNVKFMNFYPFNDIETISPRPMLFITGDQAHSKEFSEEAYRLAGQPKQLVIVPGAGHVDLYDRVDLIPFDTLTAFFRKHLH